In one Asterias amurensis chromosome 9, ASM3211899v1 genomic region, the following are encoded:
- the LOC139942298 gene encoding tumor necrosis factor alpha-induced protein 8-like protein 1, whose protein sequence is MAEAGTHVDSKNLALRFEKKIASKMSTKRVANFFIDDTMGDVLDNLSSMVKQYTGSKKDAEKIIKNIIKVTIKIGILYRNDQFNQEELALAENFRKKFRTLIMTFVSFYEVEFSYDRDYLTRLLDGCADMLTQLVQRHLRDKSIGRIDHVFKFFTNSAFMETVFTSDTPLKPHLDKIMVGLNKLIEGGHI, encoded by the coding sequence TGGCTGAGGCAGGGACCCACGTTGACTCCAAAAACCTGGCGCTACGCTTTGAGAAGAAAATTGCCAGCAAGATGTCTACTAAGCGTGTGGCCAACTTCTTTATCGACGACACCATGGGGGACGTCCTGGACAACCTGTCCAGCATGGTCAAGCAGTATACAGGTAGCAAGAAAGACGCCGAGAAGATCATCAAGAACATCATCAAGGTCACCATCAAGATCGGTATCCTGTACCGCAACGATCAGTTCAACCAAGAAGAACTTGCCCTGGCGGAGAACTTCCGGAAGAAATTCCGCACCCTCATCATGACGTTTGTCAGTTTCTACGAGGTGGAGTTTAGTTATGACAGGGACTATCTGACGAGACTTCTGGACGGCTGTGCGGACATGTTGACGCAGCTTGTACAGAGACACCTGAGGGATAAGTCAATCGGTCGAATTGACCACGTCTTTAAGTTCTTTACGAACAGTGCCTTCATGGAGACCGTCTTTACGTCGGACACTCCTCTGAAACCCCACCTGGACAAGATCATGGTGGGACTCAATAAACTTATCGAAGGGGgccacatttaa